One segment of Dryobates pubescens isolate bDryPub1 chromosome 23, bDryPub1.pri, whole genome shotgun sequence DNA contains the following:
- the LRRTM1 gene encoding leucine-rich repeat transmembrane neuronal protein 1 — protein sequence MDFLLIGLCLNWLLRKPPGLILCTLGIFAKMLPAVHSGCPQLCRCEGRLLYCESLNLTEMPRNLSGMMGLSLRYNSLSELHDGQFTGLMQLTWLYLDHNHICSVEGNAFQKLRRVKELTLSSNKITQLPNTTFRPMPNLRSVDLSYNNLQSLEPDLFHGLRKLTTLHMRSNAIKFVPVRIFQDCRSLKFLDIGYNQLKSLARNSFAGLFKLTELHLEHNDLVKVNLAHFPRLISLHSLCLRRNKVTIVVNTLDWIWQLEKMDLSGNEIEYIEPHVFESVPHLKSLQLDSNRLTYIDSRVLDSWKSLTSISLSANAWDCSRNVCALASWLSNFKGRYDSNLLCATPEYAQGEDVLDAVYAFHLCEDAVDPTSTNTFSPVTNNSDQTFSYGSATATYDVQDGDGDPTTYAITVTMPGENSENAVQIHKVVTGTMALIFSFLIVVLVLYVSWKCFPASLRHLRQCFVTQRRKQKQKQTMHQMAAMSAQEYYVDYKPNHIEGALVIINEYGSCSCHQQPARECEV from the coding sequence ATGGATTTCCTTCTTATCGGTCTCTGTTTAAACTGGCTGCTGAGGAAGCCCCCGGGGTTGATTTTGTGTACGCTGGGTATCTTTGCTAAAATGCTTCCAGCCGTGCATAGTGGGTGTCCACAGCTCTGCCGGTGTGAGGGCAGGCTTTTGTACTGTGAATCACTGAATCTCACAGAGATGCCTCGCAACCTGTCGGGCATGATGGGCTTGTCTCTGCGGTACAACAGCCTTTCAGAGCTGCATGATGGACAGTTCACAGGGTTAATGCAGCTCACGTGGCTCTATCTGGATCACAATCACATTTGCTCAGTGGAGGGGAATGCCTTTCAAAAATTGCGGCGAGTTAAAGAGCTCACCCTGAGTTCCAACAAAATCACCCAACTGCCCAACACCACTTTCCGCCCCATGCCCAACTTGCGCAGTGTGGATTTATCGTACAACAACCTGCAGTCTCTGGAGCCCGACCTGTTCCACGGGCTGAGGAAACTGACAACTTTGCACATGCGGTCGAACGCCATCAAGTTCGTGCCCGTGAGAATTTTTCAGGACTGTCGCAGCCTGAAGTTTCTAGACATAGGATACAATCAGTTAAAGAGCCTGGCTCGGAACTCTTTTGCGGGCTTGTTCAAACTCACTGAGCTGCACCTCGAGCACAATGACTTGGTGAAGGTGAATTTAGCCCATTTTCCCAGGCTCATCTCCCTGCACTCCCTCTGCTTGCGAAGGAATAAAGTTACCATCGTGGTAAACACTTTGGACTGGATATGGCAACTGGAAAAAATGGATCTCTCCGGCAACGAAATCGAGTACATCGAACCTCACGTCTTCGAAAGCGTACCTCACCTCAAGTCCCTGCAGCTGGACTCCAACCGCCTGACCTACATCGACTCCCGAGTGCTGGACTCCTGGAAGTCCCTGACGAGCATCAGCCTTTCTGCCAATGCCTGGGACTGCAGCCGCAATGTCTGTGCCCTGGCCTCCTGGCTGAGCAACTTCAAGGGTCGCTACGacagcaacctgctctgtgccaccccCGAGTACGCGCAGGGCGAGGATGTTTTGGACGCGGTGTACGCCTTCCACTTGTGCGAAGACGCCGTGGACCCTACCAGCACCAACACCTTCTCCCCAGTAACCAACAACAGCGACCAGACCTTCAGCTACGGCTCTGCCACCGCCACCTACGACGTGCAGGACGGTGACGGGGACCCCACCACCTACGCCATAACCGTGACCATGCCGGGCGAGAACTCGGAGAACGCCGTTCAGATTCACAAGGTGGTGACGGGGACCATGGCActgattttttccttcctcatcgTGGTTTTAGTGTTGTATGTCTCCTGGAAGTGCTTTCCAGCCAGCTTGAGGCATCTAAGACAGTGCTTTGTAACACAGCGccgaaagcagaagcagaaacagaCCATGCATCAAATGGCTGCCATGTCAGCCCAGGAGTATTATGTTGATTACAAACCCAACCACATTGAGGGAGCCCTGGTGATCATTAATGAGTATGGATCTTGTTCCTGTCACCAGCAGCCAGCGAGGGAATGCGAGGTGTGA